One uncultured Acidilobus sp. JCHS genomic window carries:
- a CDS encoding DNA polymerase (pol2) has protein sequence MPEDLTFQILDVSYEVEAGRPVIEIWARDDKGRRIVLLDDSFRPYFYALLEEGQDPSAVSAAVRRLSKPRSPITGVDLVEARYFGRPVKALRVQTVIPETVRDYREEVAKLPGVKEVLEADVRFSIRYLIDKNLYPMRWYRASGERVQRNDFVVDAVYKLSSDLAEEPSLADVDPLEGLRIMAFDIEAYNPQGSPNPSRDPVVVIGMAFNDGEKVQLQAKGHDDKDVLREFVELVRRKDPDIIVGYNQNSFDWPYLLERAKVNGLKLEVGRKRGAEPSPSVFGHISVQGRLNVDLYNFAEEIEEVKVKSLDEVADYLGVMPKDKRVNIEWWKIAEYWDSPERRGLLLAYNVDDVTSTLGLAYQFLPFGAQLSQISGLPLDQVAAASVAFRLEMRFMREARKLGELVPNRKEEEARAFETYTGAIVLEPKPGVHKDVAVLDFASMYPSIMVKYNVGPDTLLKEGERCERENQAPGVGHRFCADRPAFFRRVLERFLKWRAEVKAAMKKYPGGSPQYRLLNERQRAIKVLANASYGYMGWAAARWYCKGCAESVTAWGRELITKAVSIARSLGLQVYYGDTDSLFVANEPEKVSRLIEEITKGLEFDIKVDKVYSRVFFTEAKKRYAGLTADGKIDIVGFEAVRGDWSELAKETQANVAEIVLRTGDVRKAIEYVKAVINDLRSGKANVEKLVIWKTLTKGLDEYEAEAPHVYAARMMEKLGFKVDVGSKIGYVIVKGEGPVSRRARPYFIVKPTEIDYNYYIDKQVVPAALRILELFGVSERELKSGARQASLFDYLGKKGG, from the coding sequence TTGCCAGAGGACCTGACGTTCCAGATCCTTGACGTGAGTTACGAGGTTGAGGCGGGCCGCCCGGTCATCGAGATATGGGCCAGGGACGACAAGGGCAGGAGGATAGTGCTGCTTGACGACAGCTTCAGACCCTACTTCTACGCACTGCTCGAGGAGGGGCAGGACCCAAGCGCTGTCAGCGCCGCGGTCAGGAGGCTCTCCAAGCCGAGGAGCCCCATAACTGGCGTAGACCTTGTGGAGGCCAGGTACTTCGGGCGGCCTGTCAAGGCCCTGAGGGTACAGACCGTCATCCCTGAGACCGTGAGGGACTACAGGGAGGAGGTGGCAAAGCTCCCCGGCGTCAAGGAGGTGCTGGAGGCCGACGTAAGGTTCTCCATAAGGTACCTCATAGACAAGAACCTGTACCCTATGAGGTGGTACAGGGCCAGCGGGGAGAGGGTCCAGAGGAACGACTTCGTGGTCGACGCCGTTTACAAGCTGAGCTCAGACCTGGCCGAGGAGCCCTCGTTGGCTGACGTGGACCCCCTCGAGGGCCTCAGGATAATGGCCTTTGACATAGAGGCCTACAACCCTCAGGGCTCGCCCAACCCGTCTAGGGACCCGGTTGTAGTGATAGGGATGGCCTTTAATGACGGCGAGAAAGTGCAGCTCCAGGCTAAAGGCCACGACGATAAGGATGTGCTTAGGGAGTTCGTGGAGCTCGTCAGGAGGAAGGACCCCGACATAATAGTTGGGTATAACCAGAACTCCTTCGACTGGCCTTACCTGCTTGAGAGGGCCAAGGTAAACGGCCTGAAGCTCGAGGTGGGCAGGAAGAGGGGAGCAGAGCCCAGCCCCAGCGTCTTTGGCCACATATCAGTTCAGGGCAGGCTCAACGTTGACCTCTACAACTTCGCCGAGGAGATAGAGGAGGTCAAGGTTAAGTCACTTGACGAGGTGGCTGACTACCTCGGGGTCATGCCGAAGGACAAGAGGGTCAACATAGAGTGGTGGAAGATAGCGGAGTACTGGGACAGCCCGGAGAGGCGCGGGCTCCTGCTGGCCTATAACGTGGATGACGTGACCTCGACCCTCGGGCTGGCCTACCAGTTCCTGCCCTTCGGGGCCCAGCTCAGCCAGATAAGCGGCCTCCCCCTTGACCAGGTTGCCGCCGCGAGCGTCGCCTTCAGGCTAGAGATGAGGTTCATGAGGGAGGCCAGGAAGCTGGGCGAGCTGGTGCCCAACAGGAAGGAGGAGGAGGCGAGGGCCTTCGAGACCTATACGGGGGCTATAGTACTTGAACCCAAGCCTGGCGTCCATAAGGACGTCGCCGTCCTCGACTTCGCCAGCATGTACCCGAGCATAATGGTCAAGTACAACGTGGGGCCTGACACGTTGCTTAAGGAGGGCGAGCGATGTGAAAGGGAGAACCAGGCCCCAGGGGTGGGCCACAGGTTCTGCGCTGACAGGCCAGCCTTCTTCAGGAGGGTCCTTGAGAGGTTCCTCAAGTGGAGGGCCGAGGTCAAGGCCGCCATGAAGAAGTACCCCGGGGGCTCGCCCCAGTACAGGCTCCTGAACGAGAGGCAGAGGGCGATAAAGGTCCTGGCCAACGCGAGCTACGGCTACATGGGCTGGGCCGCGGCTAGGTGGTACTGCAAGGGGTGCGCGGAGTCCGTTACCGCCTGGGGAAGGGAGCTCATAACTAAGGCCGTCTCCATAGCCAGGTCGCTAGGCCTACAGGTGTACTACGGTGACACAGACAGCCTGTTCGTGGCCAACGAGCCCGAGAAGGTCTCAAGGCTCATAGAGGAGATAACAAAGGGCCTTGAGTTCGACATAAAGGTGGACAAGGTCTACAGCAGGGTATTCTTCACCGAGGCCAAGAAGAGGTACGCCGGCCTCACCGCTGACGGTAAGATTGACATAGTGGGCTTTGAGGCAGTGAGGGGGGACTGGAGCGAGCTGGCTAAGGAGACTCAGGCCAATGTGGCCGAGATAGTGCTGAGGACAGGCGACGTCAGAAAGGCTATTGAGTACGTTAAGGCCGTCATAAATGACCTGAGGTCAGGGAAGGCAAACGTAGAGAAGCTGGTCATATGGAAGACGCTGACCAAGGGCCTCGACGAGTACGAGGCCGAGGCGCCTCACGTATATGCTGCCAGGATGATGGAGAAGCTCGGCTTTAAGGTAGACGTCGGGTCCAAGATAGGTTACGTGATAGTTAAGGGCGAAGGGCCTGTCTCAAGGAGGGCCAGGCCCTACTTCATAGTGAAGCCCACGGAGATAGACTATAACTACTACATAGATAAGCAGGTGGTGCCGGCGGCCCTGAGGATCCTGGAGCTCTTCGGCGTCAGCGAGAGGGAGCTCAAGTCGGGGGCCAGGCAGGCCTCCCTGTTCGACTACCTGGGCAAAAAAGGAGGTTAA
- a CDS encoding 3-hydroxyisobutyrate dehydrogenase — protein MRVAVLGVGIMGSAMAERLASQGFEVALWNRTREKAESLAKSIGATVYPSPWSASERSDFAIAFLADDNALLAVAADMRRADGLVYINSSTVTPRVSQLAASHLEGLGICYVEAPVVGGANDVRQGRALFLAAGDKSCVRSSGRVLSAAGEVMEVGETIGSAMALKLAYNAVLISTVGVLGEAVTLAELYGVSPSTLQEVMKRTAFSEVANKYLPRMLDPSSPVHFRLSLAAKDLEYASRAAFDAGVPLHIVSTASRLFKQAEVHGLGARDYTKVVDFMRPRRAS, from the coding sequence TTGCGCGTTGCCGTCCTTGGAGTTGGCATAATGGGCTCAGCCATGGCTGAGCGACTGGCCTCCCAGGGCTTTGAGGTAGCCCTGTGGAACAGGACCCGTGAGAAGGCGGAGTCCTTGGCTAAGTCCATAGGTGCGACCGTTTACCCAAGCCCCTGGTCGGCCTCTGAGAGGTCGGACTTCGCAATAGCCTTCTTGGCTGACGACAACGCCCTTCTAGCCGTCGCGGCTGACATGAGGAGGGCCGACGGGCTCGTCTACATAAACTCGTCAACGGTTACCCCAAGAGTCAGCCAGCTGGCGGCAAGTCACCTTGAGGGCCTGGGCATATGCTACGTGGAGGCCCCCGTCGTAGGGGGAGCCAATGATGTAAGGCAGGGCAGGGCCCTGTTCCTGGCGGCCGGCGACAAGAGCTGTGTCAGGTCCTCGGGCAGGGTGCTCTCAGCGGCGGGCGAGGTAATGGAGGTAGGCGAGACCATAGGGTCCGCCATGGCCCTCAAGCTCGCCTATAACGCCGTTCTCATATCAACCGTTGGGGTCCTTGGCGAGGCCGTAACCCTCGCGGAGCTCTACGGCGTGAGCCCTTCAACGCTGCAGGAGGTCATGAAGAGGACGGCCTTTTCCGAGGTCGCCAACAAGTACCTGCCGCGCATGCTCGACCCGAGCTCGCCTGTCCACTTCAGGCTCTCGCTGGCAGCGAAGGACCTCGAGTACGCCAGCAGGGCCGCCTTTGACGCTGGCGTGCCCCTCCATATAGTCTCCACAGCGTCAAGGCTGTTCAAGCAGGCGGAGGTTCACGGGCTTGGGGCGCGTGACTATACCAAGGTCGTTGACTTCATGAGGCCCAGGAGGGCCTCATAG
- a CDS encoding thymidylate kinase has protein sequence MAGALIAVEGIDGSGLSTHSKLLVKSLESLGLRSVYTKEPTEGPVGKLIRSLLSTKGPDPYLMALLFAADRAWHLRGDESLPGGRGVLGALELNYVVVTDRYKYSSIAYQGSAGAPKEWLWSLNSFAREADVIVYIDVPVRLALSRIAARRAVEAYEDEAFLMKVKESFSEVLERASEAGVKVIRVPGSVGEEPRPVEDVSKDVLTGVLGWLQETRRLNFKS, from the coding sequence TTGGCCGGCGCGCTGATAGCTGTTGAGGGGATAGACGGCAGCGGGCTCAGCACGCACTCAAAGCTCCTCGTCAAGTCCCTTGAGTCCCTCGGCCTCAGGTCCGTCTACACTAAGGAGCCCACGGAGGGCCCCGTGGGGAAGCTCATAAGGTCTCTCCTATCGACCAAGGGGCCTGACCCCTACCTGATGGCCCTCCTGTTCGCGGCCGACAGGGCATGGCACCTCAGGGGCGACGAAAGCCTTCCTGGCGGGAGAGGGGTCCTCGGCGCGCTTGAGCTGAACTACGTAGTGGTCACAGACAGGTACAAGTACAGCTCTATAGCGTACCAGGGCAGCGCAGGGGCCCCTAAGGAGTGGCTGTGGTCGCTCAACTCCTTCGCCAGGGAGGCCGACGTCATAGTCTACATAGACGTGCCCGTCAGGCTTGCTCTGAGCAGGATAGCCGCGAGGAGGGCCGTTGAGGCATACGAGGATGAGGCCTTTCTAATGAAGGTCAAGGAGTCCTTCAGCGAGGTCCTTGAGAGGGCCTCGGAGGCCGGCGTTAAGGTCATCAGGGTCCCTGGGTCCGTGGGCGAGGAGCCAAGGCCAGTTGAGGACGTCTCCAAAGATGTACTCACCGGGGTTTTAGGGTGGCTTCAGGAGACCCGGCGACTTAACTTTAAAAGCTAG
- a CDS encoding Translation initiation factor 1 (IF-1): protein MPAKRQEGSKGETPLPSDEEGTILCVTEKIIGGNFVEVVCSDGNKYKAMIPGKMRRRVWIHEGDLVLFLPWGTADMKGELVHRYSESEARDLMKRGLVPKELVDLMGGEGAV, encoded by the coding sequence GTGCCAGCCAAGAGGCAGGAGGGCAGCAAGGGCGAGACTCCGTTGCCAAGCGACGAAGAGGGGACCATCCTGTGCGTGACGGAGAAGATAATAGGGGGTAACTTCGTCGAGGTCGTCTGCTCTGACGGCAACAAGTACAAGGCTATGATACCGGGCAAGATGAGGAGAAGGGTATGGATCCACGAGGGGGACCTGGTCCTTTTCCTGCCGTGGGGGACAGCCGACATGAAGGGCGAGCTGGTTCACCGGTACAGCGAGTCTGAGGCCAGGGACCTCATGAAGAGGGGGCTTGTGCCCAAGGAGCTTGTAGACCTGATGGGCGGCGAGGGAGCTGTTTGA
- a CDS encoding Serine/threonine protein kinase involved in cell cycle control, which produces MSPHRIRVDREKSKVKDEDVVKTVDEVFDAFTNYHLYRLRNTIKAFKELRGSISSGXXXXXXXXGVRVPEPKAVSGNVLVMRFLGEKGFRAPLLVEAYKELTAEDLERLLAYLVEDIEKAVCGARLVHGDLSEYNVMIWEGRPWLIDVAQAVSVEHAKAREFLERDLNNIFKFFSRAIDTSAYEERLRERAYKCLEAKA; this is translated from the coding sequence TTGAGCCCTCACAGGATCAGGGTAGACAGGGAGAAGAGCAAGGTCAAGGACGAGGACGTGGTTAAGACCGTTGACGAGGTCTTTGACGCCTTTACCAACTACCACCTTTACAGGCTCAGGAACACGATTAAGGCCTTCAAGGAGCTCAGGGGGTCCATAAGCTCCGGCAANNNNNNNNNNNNNNNNNNNNCAGGGGTCAGGGTTCCCGAGCCCAAAGCAGTCTCAGGTAACGTGCTGGTTATGAGGTTCCTTGGGGAAAAGGGCTTCAGGGCGCCCCTGCTTGTCGAGGCCTACAAGGAGCTCACAGCCGAGGACCTTGAGCGGCTGCTAGCGTACCTGGTAGAGGACATAGAGAAGGCCGTCTGCGGGGCCAGGCTGGTTCACGGCGACCTGAGCGAGTACAACGTTATGATATGGGAGGGGAGGCCCTGGCTGATAGACGTGGCCCAGGCCGTCAGCGTCGAGCACGCCAAGGCCAGGGAGTTCCTGGAGAGGGACCTGAACAACATCTTTAAGTTCTTCTCCAGGGCCATAGATACGTCGGCGTACGAGGAGCGCCTAAGGGAGCGCGCTTACAAGTGCCTGGAGGCGAAGGCATGA
- a CDS encoding NMD protein affecting ribosome stability and mRNA decay, protein MCGRSSKEVPFIGNLCRDCFVKRYGVAQAPSQVEFTYCVSCYAHRAQGRWSAPYPDLRESLRDYVMSQVVPRLRPVAPIQELVVKEVEPGEGQPPREVYVRVEGVYEGVRAEEVKVIKVVPRPSLCPVCAARKSGEGYSAVVQLRSYPRPLGGDKESARLVRWLIESMSDEVVKVEEVKEGLDVYLRDHGAARALATRLRSEAGAKIVETFKGGGRKVKLYVSARLATIRPGDVIEIEGRPLFYLTFTPQGFMFIDLDRGGRKVIPPEDLWDKGFKVYDGPNLRRAMVLSKEGGKYVLFWDGGSLEVPSSDVVLLTEEASEGQEFLVYLSQRRVYLLRREA, encoded by the coding sequence ATGTGCGGGAGGAGCAGCAAGGAGGTCCCCTTCATAGGCAACCTCTGCAGGGACTGCTTCGTCAAGAGATACGGCGTCGCGCAGGCCCCTTCACAGGTCGAGTTCACCTACTGCGTCTCTTGCTACGCCCACAGGGCCCAGGGGAGGTGGTCGGCCCCGTACCCTGACCTCAGGGAGTCGCTGAGGGACTACGTGATGTCTCAGGTGGTGCCGAGGCTGAGGCCAGTCGCTCCGATCCAGGAGCTTGTGGTCAAGGAGGTTGAACCAGGCGAGGGGCAGCCCCCCAGGGAGGTCTACGTCAGGGTTGAGGGGGTGTACGAGGGCGTAAGGGCTGAGGAGGTCAAGGTCATAAAGGTCGTGCCAAGGCCCTCGCTGTGCCCTGTCTGCGCGGCCAGGAAGAGCGGCGAGGGCTACAGCGCCGTGGTGCAGCTGCGCTCCTACCCGCGGCCCCTCGGCGGCGATAAGGAGAGCGCGAGGCTCGTTCGCTGGCTGATAGAGTCCATGAGCGACGAGGTAGTCAAGGTGGAGGAAGTCAAGGAAGGGCTTGACGTGTATCTCAGGGACCACGGCGCCGCGAGGGCCCTCGCCACGAGGCTCAGGTCAGAGGCCGGCGCAAAGATAGTTGAGACCTTCAAGGGGGGAGGGAGAAAGGTGAAGCTCTACGTCTCGGCCAGGCTGGCAACGATAAGGCCCGGTGACGTAATTGAGATCGAGGGGAGGCCCCTGTTCTACCTGACCTTCACGCCCCAGGGCTTCATGTTCATAGACCTTGACAGGGGAGGGAGAAAGGTGATCCCTCCTGAGGACCTGTGGGATAAGGGCTTCAAGGTCTACGACGGCCCTAACCTGAGGAGGGCCATGGTGCTCAGCAAGGAGGGAGGAAAGTACGTCCTTTTCTGGGACGGCGGCTCCCTGGAGGTCCCGAGCTCCGACGTTGTCCTGTTGACTGAAGAGGCCTCAGAAGGGCAAGAGTTTTTAGTTTACCTTTCCCAGAGGAGAGTGTACCTATTGAGGAGGGAAGCCTGA
- a CDS encoding Mn2+ and Fe2+ transporters of the NRAMP family yields the protein MEANMEVSALDYAKIKDYMRTFGPAWLVMIADVDVASIVTGLQVGASWGYRMVLVMLLLAVPLFVIQDVAGTLGTVSGTGLGTAVRRLYGRRVAMAAAIPMALLDVLEYVAEYAGIALGLGLLGLPVLPMLLLVFVLHIVVAWTGRYRHVEAFLLPFSFLLVATIVASVAMMRLDPAAVMDSMVAGMPLQDREFDYMLAASVGSVIMPWMLFFHSGADARKGLSRKDLRPERAETLVGALVSEVLMAITVIDGVAIGDVRGYLDPSIMVAALRPFGQAARYIMGLGFAFSGFLALIVISLASAWGFMESLGVRRGSTTFRLIYVLESLPALLVVLISRNLVELMLDLMVSFTIVLAPLLYLLGRVASRSDVMGEERLKGARAAAYWALSALVVASGLMALIP from the coding sequence TTGGAGGCCAACATGGAAGTGAGCGCCTTGGATTACGCCAAGATAAAGGATTACATGAGGACCTTCGGCCCCGCGTGGCTGGTGATGATAGCAGACGTAGACGTAGCCTCCATAGTCACAGGCCTCCAGGTCGGGGCCAGCTGGGGCTACAGGATGGTCCTGGTCATGCTCCTCCTGGCGGTGCCCCTCTTCGTAATACAGGACGTGGCCGGGACCCTGGGCACCGTGAGCGGCACGGGCCTCGGGACTGCCGTAAGGAGGCTCTACGGCAGGAGGGTGGCGATGGCCGCGGCGATCCCGATGGCCCTGCTTGACGTACTTGAGTACGTCGCCGAGTACGCTGGCATAGCCCTGGGGCTGGGCCTCCTGGGCCTGCCGGTACTGCCCATGCTTCTGCTCGTGTTCGTCTTACACATAGTTGTGGCCTGGACCGGCCGCTACAGGCACGTGGAGGCCTTCCTGCTCCCTTTCAGCTTCTTACTGGTGGCCACAATAGTGGCCTCGGTTGCCATGATGAGGCTTGACCCTGCGGCCGTTATGGACTCTATGGTCGCGGGCATGCCCCTTCAGGACAGGGAATTCGACTACATGCTGGCGGCCAGCGTGGGGTCCGTCATAATGCCCTGGATGCTCTTCTTTCACTCAGGCGCAGACGCCAGGAAGGGCCTCTCCAGGAAGGACCTAAGGCCTGAGAGGGCCGAGACCCTCGTGGGGGCCCTGGTCTCGGAGGTCCTCATGGCCATCACGGTCATAGACGGCGTGGCCATAGGTGACGTGAGGGGCTACCTGGACCCCTCCATCATGGTGGCCGCACTGCGGCCCTTCGGACAGGCGGCCAGGTACATAATGGGGCTGGGCTTCGCGTTCTCAGGATTCCTGGCCCTGATAGTGATCTCCCTGGCCTCGGCCTGGGGCTTTATGGAGTCGCTCGGCGTCAGGAGGGGCTCGACGACGTTCAGGCTCATATATGTCCTTGAGTCCCTGCCGGCCCTCTTAGTCGTGCTGATATCAAGGAACCTCGTGGAGCTCATGCTTGACCTGATGGTCTCCTTCACTATAGTCCTGGCGCCCCTGCTGTACCTCTTGGGCAGGGTAGCATCAAGGAGCGACGTGATGGGCGAGGAGAGGCTGAAGGGGGCCAGGGCGGCGGCCTACTGGGCCCTCTCGGCGCTCGTGGTGGCCAGCGGCCTTATGGCCCTGATCCCTTAA
- a CDS encoding universal archaeal KH domain protein: MSRPLARTYEPVPPESFEKVKEELGQVMGELNRRLGVRLTLDESNSRVVIEAEREGDAANVLRARDIVRAIAIGFSPQDALQLLDEDYVLVVVDVTQAVGGKENHLRRVLGRVIGENGRARRTLEEITGTKIVVNDRGLVGIIGDYERSQVARHGVELLVQGRMHATVYRRLEGMMRELKRRESTELWFSKKEEGSQTS, translated from the coding sequence ATGTCAAGGCCTTTGGCCAGGACCTACGAGCCCGTCCCGCCCGAGTCCTTTGAGAAGGTCAAGGAGGAGCTCGGGCAGGTCATGGGTGAGCTGAACAGGAGGCTCGGAGTAAGGCTGACCCTTGATGAGAGCAACTCAAGGGTCGTGATAGAGGCCGAACGGGAAGGCGACGCGGCCAACGTCCTGAGGGCCAGGGACATTGTGAGGGCCATAGCCATAGGGTTCAGCCCTCAGGACGCCCTGCAGCTCCTTGACGAGGACTACGTACTCGTCGTCGTTGACGTGACGCAGGCCGTGGGCGGTAAGGAGAACCACCTGAGGAGGGTGCTGGGCAGGGTGATAGGGGAGAACGGGAGGGCGAGGAGGACGCTGGAGGAGATAACTGGCACCAAGATAGTAGTCAACGACAGGGGCCTCGTGGGCATAATTGGTGACTACGAGAGGAGCCAGGTAGCCAGGCACGGCGTGGAGCTCCTGGTGCAGGGCAGGATGCACGCCACCGTCTACAGGAGGCTTGAGGGCATGATGAGGGAGCTCAAGAGGAGGGAGTCGACGGAGCTTTGGTTCAGCAAAAAAGAAGAGGGGAGCCAGACCTCATGA
- a CDS encoding uracil-DNA glycosylase, family 4, with protein MGEADKKGAYDRLAEVIRSCRACPLYKGRTQAVPGEGNLDAEVMLVGEAPGKTEDEQGRPFVGAAGQLLTEALERAGLPRPTVYITNVVKCRPPNNRTPTEEEVASCVKYLREEIRLVRPKVIVALGNTAGSALFSLAGLKWRGATAERGRQVRAKVEGVEVVLLPTYHPAAALYKPDLRGLLEKDVEEAAKLVKRGRQGRRTLLDFM; from the coding sequence ATGGGCGAGGCCGACAAGAAGGGGGCCTATGACAGGCTCGCTGAGGTCATAAGGTCCTGCAGGGCCTGCCCCCTCTACAAGGGCAGGACGCAGGCGGTGCCGGGCGAGGGGAACCTGGACGCTGAGGTCATGCTGGTGGGCGAGGCCCCTGGGAAGACAGAGGACGAGCAGGGGAGGCCCTTCGTAGGCGCCGCCGGGCAGCTCCTCACAGAGGCCCTTGAGAGGGCCGGCCTCCCAAGGCCGACCGTCTACATAACCAACGTGGTCAAGTGCAGGCCCCCCAACAACAGGACGCCGACAGAGGAGGAGGTGGCGTCCTGCGTTAAGTACCTGAGGGAGGAGATAAGGCTGGTGAGGCCTAAGGTCATAGTGGCCCTTGGCAACACGGCCGGCTCGGCCCTCTTCTCGCTCGCTGGCCTCAAGTGGAGGGGGGCCACAGCTGAGAGGGGGAGGCAGGTCAGGGCCAAGGTCGAGGGGGTGGAGGTAGTGTTGCTCCCCACCTATCACCCGGCCGCAGCGCTCTACAAGCCTGACCTCAGGGGGCTGCTCGAGAAGGACGTGGAGGAGGCGGCGAAGCTAGTTAAGAGGGGACGCCAGGGGAGGAGGACGCTCCTGGACTTCATGTAA
- a CDS encoding Ketol-acid reductoisomerase, whose protein sequence is MITSGSYDILRGKVIAVLGYGNQGEAQAKVMRGNGLNVIVGNVNDEYRRRAERDGFETYDIPEAARRADVIMMLLPDEVQPLVFNEVVRAVGDREVVLDFASGYNVAFGLVRPPPTYDVIMVAPRMIGAGILELHSRGLGYPVLIGVANDHSGRAWDYAVAVAAAIGAIGRPGGVAVKVTFKQEAFIDLLDEHTNWPLLFASFMAFFDVAVNKYGVPPEAVLLEMYASGEMAEVASRMARLGAFEQLRLHSTTSQYGQLSRAFKFYEMIRRVVEDEAQQIWLGDFAKEWSLEQMAGKPKFNALWEAARSSELSIAEDRLYRLLGRK, encoded by the coding sequence TTGATAACGTCTGGGAGCTACGATATCCTAAGGGGGAAGGTCATAGCTGTCCTGGGCTACGGCAACCAGGGGGAGGCGCAGGCGAAGGTTATGAGGGGCAACGGCCTTAACGTGATAGTCGGCAACGTTAACGACGAGTACAGGAGGAGGGCCGAGAGGGACGGGTTCGAGACCTATGATATACCTGAGGCCGCGAGGAGGGCTGACGTAATCATGATGTTGCTGCCTGATGAGGTCCAGCCACTAGTCTTCAACGAGGTGGTGAGGGCCGTCGGCGACAGGGAAGTAGTCCTCGACTTCGCCAGCGGCTATAACGTCGCCTTTGGGCTCGTCAGGCCACCGCCCACCTATGACGTAATTATGGTGGCCCCGAGGATGATAGGGGCCGGGATCCTGGAGCTCCACTCAAGGGGGCTCGGCTACCCTGTGCTCATAGGAGTGGCAAACGACCACAGCGGCAGGGCATGGGACTACGCAGTTGCGGTGGCCGCGGCCATAGGGGCCATAGGCAGGCCTGGAGGCGTGGCGGTCAAGGTGACCTTCAAGCAGGAGGCCTTCATAGACCTGCTGGACGAGCACACGAACTGGCCGCTCTTATTCGCCAGCTTCATGGCGTTCTTTGACGTAGCGGTCAACAAGTACGGCGTGCCCCCTGAGGCAGTCCTGTTAGAGATGTACGCCTCAGGTGAGATGGCTGAGGTGGCCTCCAGGATGGCGAGGCTTGGCGCCTTCGAGCAGCTGAGGCTTCACTCGACCACTAGCCAGTACGGCCAGCTCAGCAGGGCCTTCAAGTTCTATGAAATGATAAGGAGGGTGGTGGAGGATGAGGCCCAGCAGATATGGCTTGGAGACTTCGCCAAGGAGTGGAGCCTCGAGCAGATGGCCGGCAAGCCCAAGTTCAACGCGCTGTGGGAGGCCGCCAGGTCAAGCGAGCTGTCGATCGCGGAGGACAGGCTTTACAGGTTGCTGGGAAGAAAGTGA